A window of the Plutella xylostella chromosome 11, ilPluXylo3.1, whole genome shotgun sequence genome harbors these coding sequences:
- the LOC119693336 gene encoding uncharacterized transmembrane protein DDB_G0289901-like: MKSTICLLVLVAFAAVQAYPKPRTISSSSSTHAQKDVSRAETASTASDGSAVSNVSELDNEAVSNDNSRSYADGNGNAITSSSHNDAQTYAQSTGNTVSNADGTSATSSTLDSTSTSNQSSDMSESLNDDADQAAFESAAGYGSASGSASSGATAASGSADGSGGSGSASSGSTAASGSSGGSGSSGSATSAGSAASGGVGGSHGSSAADQQGSAASGSGSSGSAASGSAASGSSASGAASSGNGSGSSASGAASSGNGSGSAASGSAASGSSASGAASSGRGSSASGAASSRNGSSASGAASSGNGSGSSASGAASSGSGSGSAASGSAASGSGSSGSAASGSAASGSGASSGNGSAGSASSAGGSGASSAAGNSSSASSGASSAAANGASAASAGNGSGASAAAGNSASAASNGASAASNGSGASAASNGSGASAASNGASAASNGASAASNGSGASAVSNGSGASSATGNGSSASSGSGSSAASSGNGASAAAGNASGASSAAGNGGSAASSAAGGSNAAGAAASG, translated from the exons ATGAAGTCGACCATCTGCCTTCTCGTGCTCGTG GCCTTTGCCGCAGTCCAGGCCTATccca AGCCACGAACGATTTCATCAAGCAGCTCGACTCATGCGCAAAAAGATGTCTCCAGGGCCGAAACTGCCTCTACCGCCAGTGACGGATCAGCAGTCAGCAATGTCTCCGAGTTAGACAATGAGGCCGTCTCCAACGACAACTCTCGCTCATACGCCGACGGTAACGGAAACGCCATCACTTCATCATCACACAACGATGCTCAAACTTACGCACAAagcactggcaacaccgttagCAATGCTGACGGTACATCCGCTACATCCAGCACCCTGGACAGCACCTCCACGTCTAACCAGAGCAGTGACATGAGTGAATCCCTGAACGACGACGCTGACCAGGCTGCATTCGAGAGTGCAGCTGGCTATGGctcagcatcaggatcagcatCATCCGGCGCAACTGCAGCCTCTGGTTCAGCCGATGGTAGTGGAGGATCAGGATCCGCGTCATCAGGGTCTACAGCCGCATCTGGCTCCTCAGGTGGTTCTGGATCATCCGGATCAGCGACGTCAGCAGGATCAGCCGCCTCCGGAGGTGTAGGCGGAAGCCACGGCTCATCTGCAGCA gatcagca aggatcagcagcatcaggatcaggcTCATCAGGgtcagcagcatcaggatcagcagcatcaggatcatcagcatcaggagCAGCATCAAGCGGAAACGGTTCaggatcatcagcatcaggagCTGCATCAAGCGGAAACGgttcag gatcagcagcatcaggatcagcagcatcaggatcatcagcatcaggagCAGCATCAAGCGGACGCggatcatcagcatcaggagCTGCATCAAGCAGAAACggatcatcagcatcaggagCTGCATCAAGCGGAAATGGTTCaggatcatcagcatcaggagCTGCATCTAGCGGAAGCGgttcaggatcagcagcatcaggatcagcagcatcaggatcag gctcatcaggatcagcagcatctggatcagcagcatcaggatcaggtGCATCAAGCGGAAATGGCTCAGCCGGATCAGCATCATCAGCTGGTGGATCAGGAGCTTCTTCTGCTGCAGGAAATTCATCATCTGCCTCATCAGGAGCATCTTCCGCAGCAGCTAATGGAGCATCTGCCGCATCAGCAGGAAATGGTTCAGGAGCATCGGCTGCAGCAGGAAACAGTGCATCAGCAGCATCTAATGGAGCATCAGCCGCATCAAACGGATCAGGAGCATCAGCCGCATCAAACGGATCAGGAGCATCAGCAGCATCAAACGGAGCATCAGCAGCATCAAACGGAGCATCAGCCGCATCAAACGGATCAGGAGCATCAGCCGTATCAAACGGATCAGGAGCATCTTCCGCAACAGGAAATGGATCATCTGCCTCATCAGGTAGTGGATCATCTGCGGCATCATCAGGAAACGGCGCATCAGCCGCTGCCGGAAACGCATCAGGAGCATCTTCCGCAGCAGGAAATGGAGGATCTGCTGCATCATCAGCAGCTGGAGGAAGCAATGCCGCTGGAGCCGCCGCATCAGGTTAA